A window of Castanea sativa cultivar Marrone di Chiusa Pesio chromosome 8, ASM4071231v1 genomic DNA:
agtgtttgatttgtgttttcaaatgataattttcagtttttaaacaatattatacatatttttacatatttttcacctacacatatttttacaaatattttcgaataataattttcaatttttaaaccaaaacaaGCTTGAATTTTTGGTTTCCTATAACTTTTCTTTTGGGGACCAACCTCAAGGAGAGTATATCGTACTGTGGCAAATTTCAAAACAAGGACCTCGATTGTCGTTGTGGTCCATATCTCCACATCTCCCCATTCATTTGTGAAATAAAATCTGATGCTGAAAAGACTTCTTGTACAGTTGTACGTGCTGTTAGTGttcatcaattttattttttcttagtaAAATGTTCATCAAATTTAGGAAagtaaaataaatgcatttctTTACAACCAACTGCTAAACAAACCGTGGGGCCCTTTTCATTTAGTATAGGTCTTGTTCCTAGTCTCTATATTTATGAGCTCTTATGTTGCATATTCTCCTCAAAGTTTACATCCATATCTTTTCTGTCTGTGCCTCCATGGCTTTACCTAAGTTGATCACAGCACTTCTCTTTGTTTTGGCTTTTGCGAAGATAGAGATTTCAACATGCTATGTTGTGAAGGGCAAGGCCTCTTGCCATGACTGCAGTCACAATGATGCCTTCTCGGGTTTGTGCTCAACTTTCTTTCCCTCCGATTTACATGCTTGAAGTCCTAAACAAAATTATCTTTATGTTGCCATCTCTTCAGTATTTTAGCTAGGGAAATTATAGCATTGGTTGTGGTACTATAACATTGTTTAgtgttttgctcttttttttttttttttttttttttttttgtggcaagtTATACTATAGTGTATTGCTTCAAAACTGCATGGACACTACTATATATTTTAGGTATGGAGCAAAATGTACATGATGAAATAAATGACTTTAAGAGATGCCGGAAATAATACAAATCTGGAAAAATGCACTAAAATCATgacttaaaataaatagtatgtttagataccgcttattttgttgagaactgaaaatactgtagcaaaataatttttaaatgtttggaTAGTGCCATcagactcatttttaatgaaagtttctctaaaaaaaaaaaagttggaagtCCTGTAAACAGTGCATGAGACCCactgaaaaaatataaattttgccgaaatgcacttaaaaaaaaaaaaaaggacgcAAACACAAACGTCAACACTATCCAAACGGGTACAAAGTCACAATTTCTAACTTGGAAATTGTGATTTTAGTGCATTTTAAGAGTTTGTGTAATAGGTGGTGTATAATACACATTATCCTACAAATTTTACTGCTAAAGGCTTATAAAGTGACGATGTGTTGTTGTCAATACCATAAAGATAATtgagatatttatttattagtcgTTGacacttattagttattatttgtAAATCTTTTTATGATAATAAACATTAtcttacaaattttactatataaaacttataaattgataatgtgTTGTAACTAAtcatatatataacttatttattaatcattgaAGTGACTCTTATTAGTTGtttgtcactttgtaaatttttttattataaaataagtaaccTCATAaccataaactattttataacatttttataattttttgttatgacaaatttttattagttttggcCCACAATCAATACATTAGTGTAaaaatttttgtcaaaaagttgtatttctagcattctctttataaaatttgttgctGTGCCTTCTATAAATTCAACCAACTTTGACTCATTGTCTGACTTGATTAGCCCTAGTCTCTCAAGCAGCTAAACTTTCTATACTCTGCCTATTTTGTACCAGGCATTAAGGTTCTTGTGAAGTGTGATCGAGTTAAAAAGTTGGCTACGACAATCACAGAAGATGATGGCTCTTTTGAAGTTGAGCTTCCCTCAGACAGTACTCCAAAATCATCTCCTCCACTGAATTGCCATGCCAAGCTTCTAGGGGGTCCAACCCAGCTCTATGCCTCAAAAAAATACATGGTATCCAAAATTATCACAACCCATGAGCCTAACACCTACACCATCTCCACTCCTCTCAGCTTTTCCGAATCTTGCCCTTCTACCATCGAAGCTGCGAAATGCAAGCCCATCAAGAACAAGTTTGGTTCATCCAAGACCATCGATCTGCCTCTGCCACCAGAGTGGGGTTTAGCACCATCTAGCTATTACATTCCTTTCTTTCCCATCATAGGCATTCCTTGATTATCTATGACAGTGTGGTCTATATAGTATAATAATATACTGTATTGGGTAGAAAAGGGTATAGTGTAGGGCTGTACTATATGACTAGTGGAGTGTGTGAAGAATGAAGAATGTAATCACCTCCAGCGTTTCTGTATCCTCCTATAGTCACTGTTAATAAGTTTCTTGTGTGGTATTGTAAGTTAttggacaaaaaaataagaCGTTAGTGTGTTGCTTGGAATGTATTGCTAATTTACTATATTTGTATTGctacatatatatttagaatatCACTACTTGTTataagtttttcttcttctaatcttcttcttctcctggCCAAGTAATAtattcatctctttttttttttttctttctttttatgggtTGAAATGGAAATTCATTAAGacacatatattaaaaaacaaaaaatttggggTGCAAAACCCCCCCAAATGTCTGCCATAATTAATTTAGCTTACAATACATGAAGGATGATGAAAATACAACACAAACTTCCTGAGAACAATTTCGCGCCTTCTATACCAAAAGATCAACACAGTAATTTCCTTCAATatctttatttatcattttataattttcaggCCAAACGTTCTCTCATTCaatgttttaatatatatatatatatatatatatatatatatatatgtgtgtgtgtgtgtgtgtgtgtaataatAATACTATAAGCACACTTAATTTTACACCAATTTTCATAACTTACAAAAATATTAGATTGTGAAtggctgaaaaaaaaatgtgggtccATGTAAAATTTGGTGGGCAGAAAGTATCTACTTATTACAATAGACTACTTTAACATATAAAATTAGTGTGTGAGGGAATTTTCAAATGTGTGAGGGAATTTTCTTTTGCAAATTATATATTTGGGAATATTTTTTTCCCAAggctattttctttttcctttcaaagTTATACAAGAGCATGTGACaactaagattttatttttgtatctaataatatatatggtgttatgatatttaaaattctaaatgTTATTATTCAATCCTAAAttgtaatattaatttttcagGAAAGCCCATGTTTGCAAGGTAAGGTTGTGTATTTAATAGAACTTTAAATGTGTTTCTTCCTAACGCTAATTCTTATCGCCAACAATTGGTAGAATGATtccaaattatcaacaaaagccACCAAGCCACCCCTACTCTTTTTGCTCTAACAGGCAAAAGGAAGTGGGAAGTTTAAAAAGGCTAATTAAACACTCACCGTACAATTCTACCTTAGAACTCCCTAAGGTAGAATTGATATCTACCAAATTGATCTCATGGACTAATTACTATTAGCTCTTATGGACGAAAAAATTACAAGATCAATAAATCAGTTCATAAATCTTCTTAATGTAGTCTCATGATTTTTCTATCTATAAGAGTTAAAGAAAGTTAGTTCCAAAGGCCAGGGGCGGAGGCATGTAAAAGGGTGGGGGGccatgattttgaattttttttaaatatatatacaattatttttatgttttcaaaatttagtctacaaaaataagagttccccccccccccccccaaatatttgaattagtccaataatgctcttaaaaaaaaaattggtctaatagttatatagatattactttatttttcgcaattctattttttattataaaatgtgcTTCTatatctgttaaatatttgataaaatttggtatcaaacatgtttgaatttatctttttcaacccGTTATATGAtaattaacaagtcattgactcattaaaaaaatttgtcactaaaactacacataaaatatgtctttaGTTGTCAT
This region includes:
- the LOC142605654 gene encoding uncharacterized protein LOC142605654, which translates into the protein MALPKLITALLFVLAFAKIEISTCYVVKGKASCHDCSHNDAFSGIKVLVKCDRVKKLATTITEDDGSFEVELPSDSTPKSSPPLNCHAKLLGGPTQLYASKKYMVSKIITTHEPNTYTISTPLSFSESCPSTIEAAKCKPIKNKFGSSKTIDLPLPPEWGLAPSSYYIPFFPIIGIP